Proteins co-encoded in one Kutzneria chonburiensis genomic window:
- a CDS encoding type VII secretion system-associated protein codes for MSSDQWLFLVDPAWQAAEDGQNPPAGSVVGGWLVTDGVVGRFEPNPDYEPLTPESPTDPVDAALRMAADGEVDSDALFAVIRESEFGVALDEHQRPLIAPAPDDVLSLLVTTAPAHRGRVRAEAWQVVNAAELAGMLAEHEVDALVNPGATTSTRLLASTIADAAVHPAG; via the coding sequence ATGAGCAGTGACCAGTGGCTGTTCCTGGTCGACCCGGCCTGGCAGGCGGCCGAGGACGGGCAGAACCCGCCGGCCGGGTCGGTGGTCGGGGGCTGGCTGGTGACCGACGGCGTGGTCGGGCGGTTCGAGCCCAACCCCGACTACGAGCCGTTGACGCCGGAGTCGCCGACCGACCCCGTTGACGCCGCGCTGCGGATGGCCGCCGACGGCGAGGTGGACAGCGACGCCCTGTTCGCCGTGATCCGGGAGTCCGAGTTCGGGGTGGCGCTGGACGAGCACCAGCGGCCGCTGATCGCCCCCGCGCCCGACGACGTGCTGTCGCTGCTGGTGACCACCGCGCCGGCGCACCGGGGCCGCGTGCGGGCCGAGGCGTGGCAGGTCGTGAACGCGGCCGAGCTGGCCGGCATGTTGGCCGAGCACGAGGTGGATGCCCTGGTCAACCCGGGTGCGACGACGTCGACGCGGCTGTTGGCGTCCACCATCGCCGACGCCGCTGTTCACCCGGCCGGGTGA